One segment of Chionomys nivalis chromosome 1, mChiNiv1.1, whole genome shotgun sequence DNA contains the following:
- the LOC130879536 gene encoding citrate synthase, mitochondrial-like yields MLDNFPTNLHPMSQLSAAITALNSESNFARAYAEGINQTKYWELIYEDCMDLIAKLPCVAAKIYRNLYREGSSIGAIDSKLDWSHNFTNMLGYTDAQFTELMRLYLTIHSDHEGGNVSAHTSHLVGSALSDLYLAFAAAMNGLAGPLIGLANQEVLVWLTQLQKEVGKDVSDEKLRDYIWNTLNSGRVVPGYGHAVLRKTDPRYSCQREFALKHLPNDPLFKLVAQLYKIVPNILLEQGKAKNPWPNVDAHSGVLLQYYGMKEMYYYTVLFGVSRALGVLAQLIWSRALGFPLERPKSMSTDGLMKFVDSKSG; encoded by the coding sequence ATGCTGGACAACTTTCCTACTAACCTGCACCCCATGTCTCAGCTCAGTGCAGCCATCACAGCCCTCAACAGTGAAAGTAACTTTGCCCGTGCCTACGCAGAGGGAATCAATCAAACCAAGTACTGGGAGTTGATTTATGAAGATTGTATGGACCTGATTGCGAAGCTACCCTGTGTGGCAGCAAAGATCTACCGGAATCTTTATCGGGAAGGCAGCAGCATTGGGGCCATTGACTCTAAGCTGGACTGGTCCCACAATTTTACCAATATGTTAGGCTATACTGATGCACAGTTCACCGAGCTTATGCGTTTGTACCTCACCATCCACAGTGACCATGAGGGTGGTAATGTAAGTGCCCACACAAGCCACCTGGTGGGCAGTGCCCTTTCAGACCTCTACCTGGCCTTTGCAGCAGCCATGAATGGGCTGGCAGGGCCTCTCATTGGACTAGCCAATCAGGAAGTGCTTGTCTGGCTAACACAgctacagaaggaagttggcaaaGACGTGTCAGATGAGAAGTTACGAGACTACATCTGGAATACACTCAACTCAGGACGGGTTGTCCCAGGATATGGTCATGCAGTGCTAAGGAAGACTGACCCACGGTATTCCTGCCAGAGAGAGTTTGCTCTGAAACATCTGCCTAACGACCCTCTGTTTAAGCTGGTTGCTCAGCTGTACAAGATTGTGCCCAATATCCTCTTAGAGCAAGGGAAGGCCAAGAATCCTTGGCCCAACGTAGATGCTCACAGTGGGGTGCTGCTCCAGTACTATGGCATGAAGGAGATGTATTACTACACGGTCCTGTTCGGAGTGTCGAGGGCACTGGGTGTGCTGGCACAGCTCATCTGGAGCAGAGCCCTAGGCTTCCCTCTAGAGAGGCCCAAGTCCATGAGCACGGACGGTCTGATGAAGTTTGTGGACTCTAAGTCAGGGTAA
- the LOC130879545 gene encoding citrate synthase, mitochondrial-like, with the protein MALLTAAARLWGAKNSSCIVLAVQHASASSTNLKDVLSNLIPKEQARIKAFRQQHGKTVVGQITVDMMYGGMRGMKGLVYETSVLDPDEGILFRGHSIPECQKLLPKAKGGEEPLPEGLFWLLVTGQMPTEEQVSWL; encoded by the coding sequence ATGGCTCTCCTCACTGCGGCAGCCCGGCTCTGGGGAGCCAAGAACTCATCCTGCATTGTTCTTGCTGTCCAGCATGCCAGTGCTTCTTCCACGAATTTGAAAGATGTATTGAGCAATCTGATACCTAAGGAGCAGGCCAGAATTAAAGCCTTCAGACAGCAACATGGGAAGACAGTGGTTGGCCAAATCACTGTGGATATGATGTATGGTGGCATGAGAGGCATGAAGGGACTCGTGTATGAGACGTCGGTTCTCGATCCTGATGAGGGCATACTTTTCCGAGGACATAGTATCCCTGAATGCCAGAAACTACTGCCTAAGGCTAAGGGTGGGGAAGAACCCCTACCTGAGGGCCTATTTTGGCTGCTGGTAACTGGACAGATGCCAACAGAAGAACAGGTATCTTGGCTCTGA